A window of Jannaschia sp. M317 contains these coding sequences:
- a CDS encoding MoxR family ATPase — protein sequence MDNGTDDLLREIEDLGTRLGAARGAIAERIIGQDRVVDLTLAAMLSGGHALLMGLPGLGKTLLVETLSTVMGLNGNRIQFTPDLMPSDILGSEVLETAADGSRAFRYIEGPIFAQLLMADEINRASPRTQSALLQAMQERVVTVAGQTRDLPAPFHVLATQNPIEQEGTYPLPEAQLDRFLVKIDVAYPDRDTERAIVLATTGATEAEAQAVFTPAELIAAQGVVRRMPVGDGVVDKILDLVRACRPDDDTAPDAVRAHVAWGPGPRAAQALMLLARAQALLDGRLAPDVDDVARLARPVLGHRMALSFAARAEGVVLDEVIDEVAARITAVDRAA from the coding sequence ATGGATAACGGCACGGACGACCTGTTGAGAGAGATTGAGGATCTGGGCACCCGACTGGGCGCGGCCCGCGGCGCAATTGCCGAACGGATCATCGGTCAGGACAGGGTGGTGGACCTGACGCTGGCGGCGATGCTGTCGGGCGGACACGCCTTGCTGATGGGGTTGCCGGGGCTGGGCAAGACCCTGCTGGTGGAAACCCTGTCGACGGTGATGGGGCTGAACGGCAACCGTATTCAGTTCACGCCGGACCTGATGCCTTCGGACATCCTGGGCTCGGAGGTGCTGGAAACGGCGGCCGACGGGTCGCGGGCGTTTCGCTATATCGAAGGGCCGATCTTTGCCCAGCTTCTGATGGCGGATGAAATCAACCGTGCGTCACCGCGCACGCAATCGGCCCTGTTGCAGGCGATGCAGGAACGGGTGGTGACCGTGGCGGGCCAGACCCGCGACCTGCCGGCACCGTTCCATGTTCTGGCGACCCAGAACCCAATCGAGCAGGAGGGCACCTATCCCCTGCCCGAAGCGCAGCTGGACCGGTTCCTGGTCAAGATCGACGTGGCCTACCCGGACCGCGATACCGAACGCGCCATCGTGCTGGCGACAACGGGCGCGACCGAGGCCGAGGCGCAGGCCGTCTTTACCCCCGCCGAATTGATTGCCGCGCAAGGCGTGGTGCGTCGGATGCCCGTGGGCGATGGCGTGGTCGACAAGATCCTGGACCTGGTACGCGCCTGCCGCCCCGACGACGACACCGCGCCGGATGCCGTGCGCGCCCATGTCGCCTGGGGGCCTGGCCCCCGCGCGGCGCAGGCCCTGATGCTGTTGGCCCGTGCGCAGGCCCTGCTGGACGGGCGTCTGGCCCCCGATGTGGACGACGTGGCGCGGTTGGCGCGGCCCGTTCTGGGCCATCGCATGGCGTTGAGTTTCGCGGCGCGCGCCGAAGGCGTTGTCCTCGACGAGGTCATCGACGAGGTCGCGGCCCGCATCACCGCCGTGGACCGGGCCGCCTGA
- a CDS encoding threonine dehydratase, producing MFTLQELEEAAALVHRSVPASPQIRWPLLSDGVGADVIVKHENANPTGAFKVRGGVTFIDWVRRTQPDSPGIITATRGNHGQSQARAAIAAGLRAVVYAPEGNSPEKNAAMRAWGADLRIHGPDFDTAKEEAFRVAEVEGLTIVPPFHTELVRGVATYGWELLSAHPEIEVLYVPIGCGSGICGCIAARDALGHQAEIVGVVSENARTAQLSVAAGRLVETNAAETFADGMAVRVPVQAALDIYGPGAARIIDVSDDLIADAIRLYWTATHNAAEGAGAAPLAGLLKEKEAMAGRCVATILCGGNIDTDKMVTVLSGGTPTP from the coding sequence ATGTTCACGTTACAGGAACTCGAAGAGGCGGCGGCGCTTGTCCACCGCAGCGTCCCCGCCTCGCCACAGATCCGTTGGCCGTTGCTGTCGGACGGCGTGGGGGCCGACGTCATCGTCAAGCACGAGAACGCCAACCCCACGGGGGCGTTCAAGGTGCGCGGCGGGGTGACCTTTATCGACTGGGTGCGGCGCACACAGCCCGACAGCCCCGGCATCATCACCGCCACCCGTGGCAACCACGGCCAAAGCCAGGCGCGCGCCGCCATCGCCGCCGGGCTGCGGGCGGTGGTCTATGCCCCCGAAGGCAATTCGCCCGAGAAAAACGCGGCCATGCGCGCTTGGGGTGCCGATCTGCGCATCCACGGGCCGGATTTCGATACCGCCAAGGAAGAAGCGTTTCGCGTGGCGGAGGTGGAGGGGCTGACCATCGTGCCACCTTTCCACACGGAACTGGTGCGTGGTGTGGCGACCTACGGGTGGGAGTTGCTGTCCGCCCATCCGGAAATCGAGGTTCTTTATGTCCCGATCGGCTGCGGGTCCGGGATCTGCGGCTGCATCGCCGCACGCGATGCCCTGGGCCATCAGGCGGAGATCGTGGGCGTCGTGTCCGAAAACGCGCGCACCGCACAGCTGTCGGTCGCGGCAGGGCGGCTGGTCGAGACGAACGCCGCCGAGACCTTCGCCGATGGCATGGCTGTGCGGGTGCCGGTGCAGGCGGCGCTTGATATCTACGGGCCCGGGGCCGCACGGATCATCGACGTCTCAGACGACCTGATCGCCGATGCGATCCGGCTCTATTGGACCGCGACCCACAACGCCGCCGAAGGGGCGGGGGCGGCGCCTCTGGCCGGATTGCTGAAAGAGAAGGAGGCGATGGCGGGCCGTTGTGTCGCCACGATCCTGTGTGGCGGCAACATCGACACGGACAAGATGGTCACCGTCCTGTCGGGCGGCACGCCCACCCCCTAG
- a CDS encoding phytanoyl-CoA dioxygenase family protein, giving the protein MSEISEFFIKHGYWHAKGVFDPEHVAGLETDFDRIVTQLATSGEAVDATWGGSETAKLASDGDRILHTHNVQQYSRRWMDALLDDRLLDVIEELVGADIVLHHSKLFQKPSEKGSPFPMHQDWPYFPTLRDSMVAGIIHVSDATNEMGCLRVWPGSHRLGRIAGADGRSQNDVIDAHPIEDALPVEAKAGDVVFFHYFTLHGSMPNRSDRVRKTVLCQFYAGNDRVEDGNTHPDERLVLRGWNHHASRERANV; this is encoded by the coding sequence ATGTCAGAGATATCAGAGTTTTTCATCAAGCACGGCTACTGGCACGCAAAGGGGGTTTTCGACCCCGAGCACGTCGCCGGGCTGGAGACGGATTTCGATCGTATCGTCACGCAGCTTGCAACCTCCGGAGAGGCCGTGGACGCGACCTGGGGCGGGTCCGAGACGGCCAAGCTGGCCAGCGACGGCGACCGCATCCTGCACACTCACAATGTTCAGCAGTATTCGCGCCGCTGGATGGACGCGCTGCTGGACGACCGCCTGTTGGACGTGATCGAGGAACTGGTCGGTGCGGATATCGTGCTGCACCACTCCAAACTGTTTCAGAAGCCCTCGGAAAAAGGGTCGCCTTTTCCAATGCACCAGGATTGGCCCTATTTCCCCACCTTGCGCGACAGCATGGTCGCCGGGATCATCCACGTCTCGGACGCAACGAACGAAATGGGGTGCCTGCGGGTCTGGCCCGGATCGCATCGTCTGGGCCGGATAGCCGGCGCGGACGGGCGCAGCCAGAACGACGTGATCGACGCCCACCCCATCGAAGACGCCCTGCCGGTAGAGGCCAAGGCGGGCGACGTCGTCTTCTTCCACTACTTCACGCTGCACGGGTCCATGCCGAACCGGTCTGACCGGGTCCGCAAGACCGTGTTGTGCCAGTTCTATGCGGGCAACGACCGGGTAGAGGACGGCAACACGCACCCAGACGAGCGGTTGGTCCTGCGCGGCTGGAACCATCATGCCAGCCGCGAACGGGCGAATGTCTAG
- a CDS encoding TRAP transporter large permease yields MSDLTLGLLSFPALLILIFLRVPIGLAMFVTGFVGLYMVTGGNTVALSRLKNETYTTFSSYSLSIVPMFLLMGHFATLGGMSRALFRAAEGFLGHRRGGVAMAAVGACAGFGAICGSSLATAATMGRVALPEMKRYGYDGGFATASLAAGGTLGILIPPSVVLVIYAILTEQNIATLFLAAFVPGLLAALGYMIAVSVYVRINPRAAGVAAPLPMRDRMRRLLAVWPVVAVFVAVVGGIYGGIFTPTEAAAVGAAGTGLIALANGGLTGRTLIESFTTTAKSSAMIFFIVLGAGFYNGFLAFTQVPQEMSAWVVGQNFAPMTVLVVILLFYLILGCLMDSLSMILLTIPIFFPVVAALDFGMTAEEVAIWFGILVLIVVEVGLITPPVGLNLFVINAMDRDTPMLETYRAVVYFLASDVVRVVLLVAFPAITLFLI; encoded by the coding sequence GTGAGCGACCTGACCCTGGGCCTGCTGTCGTTTCCCGCGTTGCTGATCCTGATCTTCCTGCGGGTGCCCATCGGGTTGGCGATGTTCGTGACCGGTTTCGTGGGGCTTTACATGGTGACCGGGGGCAACACGGTCGCCCTGTCGCGGCTGAAGAACGAGACCTACACGACCTTTTCCAGCTACTCCCTGTCGATCGTGCCCATGTTCCTGCTGATGGGGCACTTCGCGACCCTGGGCGGGATGAGCCGGGCCTTGTTCCGGGCCGCCGAAGGGTTCCTGGGGCACAGGCGGGGTGGCGTGGCCATGGCGGCGGTGGGGGCCTGCGCGGGGTTCGGGGCGATCTGCGGATCGTCGCTGGCAACGGCGGCCACCATGGGCCGCGTGGCCCTGCCAGAGATGAAGCGCTACGGCTACGACGGCGGCTTTGCCACCGCGTCGCTGGCGGCGGGCGGCACGCTGGGCATCCTGATCCCGCCGTCGGTCGTCTTGGTCATCTATGCCATCCTGACCGAGCAGAACATTGCGACGCTGTTCCTGGCGGCCTTTGTGCCCGGATTGCTGGCGGCGCTTGGCTATATGATCGCGGTGTCGGTCTATGTCCGGATCAACCCCCGTGCGGCAGGTGTGGCCGCACCATTGCCGATGCGCGACCGGATGCGCCGGCTGCTGGCGGTCTGGCCCGTGGTGGCGGTCTTTGTGGCCGTGGTGGGCGGCATCTACGGCGGCATTTTCACGCCCACAGAGGCAGCGGCGGTGGGCGCGGCAGGCACCGGTCTGATCGCGCTGGCCAACGGCGGGCTGACCGGGCGCACCCTGATCGAAAGCTTCACCACCACCGCGAAATCCAGCGCGATGATCTTTTTCATCGTGCTGGGGGCTGGGTTCTACAACGGCTTTCTGGCCTTCACCCAGGTCCCGCAGGAGATGTCGGCCTGGGTCGTGGGGCAGAATTTTGCGCCGATGACGGTGCTGGTCGTGATCCTGCTGTTCTACCTGATCCTGGGGTGTCTGATGGACAGCCTGTCGATGATTCTGCTGACGATCCCGATTTTCTTTCCGGTGGTCGCCGCGCTCGATTTCGGGATGACCGCAGAGGAGGTGGCGATCTGGTTCGGAATTCTCGTCCTGATCGTGGTCGAAGTCGGGTTGATCACACCGCCCGTCGGCCTGAACCTGTTCGTCATCAACGCGATGGACCGCGACACGCCCATGTTGGAGACGTATCGCGCCGTGGTCTATTTCCTTGCCTCGGACGTGGTACGGGTGGTCCTGTTGGTGGCGTTCCCGGCGATCACGCTGTTCCTGATCTAG
- a CDS encoding winged helix-turn-helix domain-containing protein produces the protein MPDTLLLGDRTFDTAEARLWGPDGSTIDLRSQSTRVLSVLAHRHGTLVRREELIAAVWSGIAVTDDSLVQCIRDIRRALADDGHEIVKTVVGRGYVLTAVQSEEVSARPAVHLRRFEARGNQAAASELSAEIEDAILTLLSPRDALSVHIGPVAPRKTAYRIEGTVRVTDVTADARFRILEAGTGRVVLADRVSGGTATSVDLPRLVAEALAARLRVHMIVHEGGAVAHSDDAVLTVQHLKEKAAWHMARFQRENWTAARKALDRACALAPDDPVALAMQASMATQMIPLLPFADLGDGACLALARADRAVELGHGVDYVLRTRGNIRLWRFRDHDGARRDCARALALNPAFHLAHLTCATSEILSGDPLSGVTRLKEIMRRTPVDTQNPLYLSLIAIGARLLNDTGAAETAAQEAFDLWPNTPWTGMVLAAVAGPERLAREGARLRAMQGALPAHHFRHMPFTRPADLQLLEDGLARSGLWTVG, from the coding sequence ATGCCTGACACTCTCCTTCTCGGGGATCGGACCTTCGACACCGCCGAAGCCCGCCTCTGGGGGCCCGACGGGTCCACGATCGATCTGCGCAGCCAGTCGACGCGGGTTCTGTCCGTGCTGGCGCACAGACATGGCACCCTGGTTCGTCGAGAGGAGCTGATCGCGGCGGTCTGGTCGGGGATTGCAGTCACCGATGACAGCCTCGTCCAATGCATTCGCGACATTCGCCGCGCCCTTGCCGATGACGGGCACGAGATCGTGAAGACCGTCGTGGGCCGTGGCTATGTGTTGACCGCTGTGCAGTCGGAAGAGGTCAGCGCCCGGCCTGCTGTTCATCTGCGGCGGTTCGAGGCGCGGGGCAACCAGGCAGCGGCCAGCGAGTTGAGCGCCGAGATCGAGGACGCGATCCTGACCCTGCTGTCCCCGCGCGACGCGCTGTCGGTCCACATCGGGCCGGTTGCGCCGAGGAAGACGGCCTACAGGATCGAAGGGACCGTGCGAGTGACCGACGTGACGGCCGACGCCCGCTTCAGGATCCTCGAGGCGGGGACAGGCCGTGTCGTGCTGGCCGACAGGGTGTCGGGCGGCACCGCTACCAGTGTCGACCTGCCGCGCCTGGTGGCCGAAGCCTTGGCCGCGCGCCTGCGTGTGCACATGATCGTCCACGAAGGCGGTGCGGTGGCCCACAGCGACGATGCCGTCCTCACGGTGCAGCACCTCAAGGAGAAGGCGGCCTGGCACATGGCCCGGTTTCAACGGGAAAACTGGACCGCGGCCCGCAAGGCCCTGGACCGGGCCTGCGCCTTGGCACCGGACGATCCGGTGGCGCTGGCGATGCAGGCGTCGATGGCGACGCAGATGATCCCCTTGCTGCCTTTCGCGGATCTGGGAGACGGGGCCTGCCTTGCCTTGGCCCGCGCGGATCGCGCGGTCGAACTGGGGCACGGCGTCGACTATGTCCTGCGGACCCGAGGCAACATCCGGCTCTGGCGGTTCCGCGACCACGATGGCGCGCGTCGGGATTGCGCGCGGGCGCTGGCCCTGAACCCGGCGTTCCATCTTGCCCACCTCACATGCGCCACAAGTGAAATCCTGTCTGGTGACCCGCTGTCGGGTGTCACGCGCCTGAAGGAAATCATGCGCCGGACGCCCGTGGATACGCAGAACCCGCTCTATCTCAGCCTGATCGCAATCGGGGCGCGACTTCTGAACGATACGGGCGCGGCGGAAACCGCCGCGCAGGAGGCGTTCGATCTTTGGCCGAATACCCCCTGGACCGGCATGGTGCTTGCTGCGGTGGCAGGCCCGGAACGCCTCGCACGCGAAGGGGCGCGTCTTCGCGCAATGCAGGGCGCGCTGCCAGCGCACCACTTCCGGCACATGCCGTTCACGCGGCCTGCCGATTTGCAATTGCTGGAGGACGGGCTGGCCCGCAGCGGTCTTTGGACGGTCGGCTGA
- a CDS encoding DUF58 domain-containing protein, translating into MTAETLHTPDSLRARSEMVAGGLPALLLSAERLAATVLMGDHGRKRSGPGDAFWQYRTAQPGDARRAIDWRASARGDGHFVRETEWQAAQSLMLWVDDAASMRFAGGDRPSKLRRAQTLALALAVLSIKGGERVGLAQLAEPPRSGRGQLIRIADALMEGGEVPDYGTPRPQVMPMGSRAVFLSDFLGDPAPLAEALTSAADRGVTGVLLQVLDPDEEAFPYDGRTVFESMSGAVRFETLKAGRLRDDYLTRLATRRAALQDLCRRTGWRFQLHHSDASAEAALLSLYTALERRR; encoded by the coding sequence TTGACCGCCGAGACGCTTCATACGCCCGACAGCCTGCGCGCCCGGTCGGAGATGGTGGCAGGCGGCTTGCCTGCGCTGCTGCTGTCTGCCGAACGTCTGGCCGCGACGGTCCTGATGGGGGACCATGGGCGCAAACGGTCCGGTCCGGGTGACGCGTTCTGGCAGTATCGCACCGCACAGCCCGGCGATGCGCGACGCGCCATCGACTGGCGCGCGTCGGCGCGCGGTGACGGTCATTTCGTGCGGGAAACCGAATGGCAGGCGGCGCAGTCGCTGATGCTCTGGGTCGACGACGCGGCCTCGATGCGTTTTGCGGGGGGCGACCGCCCGTCGAAACTGCGGCGGGCGCAAACGCTGGCCCTGGCGCTGGCGGTTCTGTCGATCAAGGGCGGCGAACGGGTCGGTTTGGCGCAACTGGCCGAACCCCCGCGCAGCGGGCGGGGCCAGTTGATACGGATCGCCGACGCCCTGATGGAAGGCGGCGAGGTGCCCGACTATGGCACGCCGCGCCCACAGGTCATGCCGATGGGCAGCCGCGCCGTCTTTCTGTCCGACTTCCTGGGCGACCCTGCCCCCTTGGCCGAGGCCCTGACCTCAGCCGCCGACCGGGGTGTCACCGGTGTCTTGCTTCAGGTGCTCGACCCGGACGAGGAGGCCTTCCCCTACGATGGTCGCACCGTATTCGAGAGCATGTCCGGCGCCGTCCGGTTCGAGACGCTCAAGGCGGGCCGGTTGCGCGATGACTATCTGACCCGGCTTGCCACGCGCCGGGCCGCGCTGCAGGATCTGTGCCGTCGCACCGGATGGCGGTTCCAGCTACATCACAGCGACGCCTCCGCCGAGGCAGCGCTTCTGTCGCTTTATACCGCGTTGGAGCGGCGCAGATGA
- a CDS encoding TRAP transporter small permease: MLRRIIEALAIIMAILGGLVLTGLIAMTCLSISGRFLNDVLHSDVMAGMAWAEAALATGIGPVTGDFELIEAGMAFVIFAFLPIAQLRGSHASVDIFTSRWGVRPNRVLSLLWAVLFAAVLILIAWQLWQGTQAKMRYGETTYLIQLPIWWAYMAALAGACVTALTAVYVALARLAELLTGDTILTEAESET; this comes from the coding sequence ATGCTGCGACGGATCATCGAGGCGCTGGCCATCATCATGGCAATCCTGGGCGGGCTGGTCCTGACCGGGTTGATTGCGATGACATGCCTGTCGATCTCTGGGCGGTTCCTCAACGATGTGCTCCACAGCGATGTCATGGCGGGCATGGCCTGGGCAGAGGCGGCGCTTGCCACAGGAATCGGGCCCGTGACCGGGGATTTCGAGTTGATCGAGGCGGGCATGGCTTTCGTCATCTTTGCCTTCCTTCCCATCGCGCAGCTGCGTGGATCCCACGCCTCGGTCGACATCTTTACCAGCCGTTGGGGTGTCCGCCCGAACCGTGTGCTGTCGCTGCTTTGGGCCGTGCTGTTCGCGGCGGTTCTGATCCTGATCGCCTGGCAGCTTTGGCAGGGAACGCAGGCCAAGATGCGCTATGGCGAGACAACCTATCTGATCCAGCTGCCGATCTGGTGGGCCTATATGGCCGCGCTGGCCGGGGCCTGCGTGACGGCGTTGACCGCCGTTTACGTAGCGCTCGCCCGTCTGGCGGAGCTGCTGACCGGCGACACCATCCTGACCGAGGCGGAGTCGGAAACGTGA
- a CDS encoding DUF4159 domain-containing protein — protein MTGLAFATPLLLLGLLLLPILWWLLRAVPPAPIRRRFPGIVLLLGLKDDESQTATTPWWLLLLRILALAAVIVGFSGPVLNPRAAGTGTGPLLVLMDASWASARDWQARVARVEDMLRDAARAGRVAAVLPLTDPLPETIPYQSANAWIERLPGLSPRAWAPDYSALADLDTDGAEVVWLSDGLARAGREGLRARVLQGARPVLGLTPATYEDGQITLRALRLGDTGARAAEVRVIGAAPNGALAQLATAPITFEPGASEATVTLSLPPDLRNRVQRFEIAGVRSAGAVTLADDSLARRQVGLLTRAGDEAQDLLSPLYYLRRALQTTTDLIEGDLSTILPAGPDVLILADVARLSPQESDAVEAWVQEGGLLLRFAGPQLAASDVSRDAEDALMPVRLRSGGRTVGGALSWGEPKALRPFGPDSPFAGLPVPEEVTVTSQVMAQPDPTLADRAIAALADGTPLVTRKALGQGQVVLFHVTANAEWSTLPLSGLFVQMLERLAVSTRPTAPSAEDLAGTTWVPRVVLDGFGQARDAGAMAGVAGEDLVDPAPSANLPPGLYAGPSQSLAVNVLAADATLNPAIWPAGTIVEGLTRAAETDLMPYLLALALALLTIDTLVSLWLGGRLRRGVVGLLAAVLLVPSGAEAQDLPVPSEVALAFVQTGDARIDEISEAGLTGLSRVLTNRTSVEPSPPRGVDLETDELAFYPLLYWPITDRQPIPSSDAYARLNRYLRGGGMIVFDTRDADIGGFGSSSPASRRLRDLAAPLDIPPLEPLPADHVMTRSFYLLQDFPGRYNSREVWVEAAADVEQVEGMPFRNLNDGVTPVVIGANDWAAAWAVDDAGLALLPIGRGFAGEQQREIAFRWGVNLVMHVLSGNYKSDQVHVPALLDRLGN, from the coding sequence ATGACCGGTCTGGCCTTTGCCACGCCTTTGTTGCTGCTGGGGCTGTTGCTGCTGCCGATCCTGTGGTGGCTATTGCGCGCTGTGCCGCCGGCGCCGATCCGGCGGCGGTTTCCCGGCATTGTCCTGCTGCTGGGTCTGAAGGACGACGAAAGCCAGACTGCGACAACCCCCTGGTGGCTGCTTCTGTTGCGGATACTGGCCCTGGCTGCGGTGATTGTCGGGTTTTCCGGTCCGGTTCTGAACCCGCGCGCGGCGGGCACGGGGACGGGACCCTTGTTGGTTCTGATGGATGCCAGCTGGGCGTCGGCCCGCGACTGGCAGGCGCGCGTCGCGCGGGTCGAGGATATGTTGCGGGATGCGGCCCGCGCAGGGCGGGTCGCCGCGGTCCTGCCTTTGACCGACCCCCTGCCAGAGACGATCCCCTATCAATCCGCCAACGCCTGGATCGAGCGGCTGCCCGGCCTGTCCCCGCGCGCCTGGGCACCGGACTACTCGGCGCTGGCTGATCTGGACACCGACGGGGCCGAGGTGGTCTGGCTGTCCGACGGATTGGCGCGTGCCGGGCGCGAGGGGCTGCGCGCGCGGGTGTTGCAGGGCGCGCGCCCGGTCCTGGGCCTGACGCCTGCCACCTATGAGGATGGCCAGATCACCCTGCGTGCCCTGCGCCTAGGCGACACCGGGGCCCGCGCGGCCGAGGTGCGTGTGATCGGTGCCGCCCCCAACGGCGCGCTCGCCCAACTTGCGACGGCCCCCATCACCTTCGAGCCCGGCGCGTCCGAGGCCACGGTGACCCTGTCCTTGCCCCCCGATCTGCGCAACCGTGTCCAGCGCTTCGAGATCGCAGGCGTCCGGTCCGCCGGGGCAGTGACCTTGGCCGACGACAGTCTGGCGCGGCGGCAGGTTGGCTTGCTGACCCGGGCAGGGGACGAAGCGCAGGACCTGTTGTCCCCGCTTTATTATCTGCGGCGTGCCCTGCAGACGACGACCGACCTGATCGAAGGCGATCTGTCCACGATCCTGCCTGCCGGACCGGATGTCTTGATCCTGGCCGATGTGGCCCGCCTGTCGCCGCAGGAATCCGACGCGGTCGAGGCCTGGGTGCAGGAGGGGGGATTGCTGCTGCGCTTTGCCGGGCCGCAACTGGCGGCCTCTGACGTGTCGCGCGATGCCGAAGATGCGCTGATGCCGGTCCGGCTGCGGTCTGGCGGGCGGACGGTGGGCGGCGCGCTCAGCTGGGGAGAGCCGAAGGCCCTGCGCCCCTTCGGTCCGGACTCGCCCTTTGCAGGGTTGCCCGTCCCGGAGGAAGTGACCGTCACGTCGCAGGTCATGGCACAGCCCGATCCGACGTTGGCCGACCGCGCCATCGCGGCCCTGGCGGACGGCACGCCCTTGGTGACCCGCAAGGCCTTGGGCCAGGGACAAGTGGTCTTGTTTCATGTGACCGCAAATGCCGAATGGTCGACGCTGCCGTTGTCGGGTCTGTTCGTGCAGATGCTGGAACGGCTTGCTGTTTCTACCCGGCCCACCGCCCCCTCGGCCGAGGATCTGGCGGGCACGACCTGGGTGCCGCGCGTCGTGCTCGACGGGTTCGGGCAGGCGCGGGACGCGGGAGCCATGGCGGGCGTCGCGGGCGAGGATCTGGTCGATCCCGCCCCGTCCGCCAATCTGCCGCCGGGTCTTTATGCGGGCCCCTCGCAAAGCCTGGCGGTCAATGTCCTTGCCGCCGATGCCACGCTGAACCCCGCGATCTGGCCCGCCGGCACCATCGTCGAGGGTCTGACGCGCGCAGCGGAGACTGATCTGATGCCCTATCTGCTGGCGCTTGCCTTGGCGCTTTTGACGATCGACACGCTTGTTTCGCTTTGGCTGGGGGGGCGGCTGCGGCGCGGGGTCGTGGGCCTGTTGGCGGCGGTCCTGTTGGTGCCCTCGGGGGCCGAGGCGCAGGACCTGCCGGTCCCGTCAGAGGTGGCGCTGGCCTTCGTGCAGACCGGCGATGCGCGCATCGACGAGATCTCGGAGGCGGGGCTGACCGGGTTGTCGCGGGTGTTGACCAATCGCACCTCGGTCGAGCCGTCGCCGCCGCGTGGTGTCGATCTGGAAACCGATGAGCTGGCCTTTTACCCCCTGCTTTACTGGCCCATCACCGACCGCCAGCCGATCCCGTCATCGGATGCCTACGCCCGGTTGAACCGGTATCTGCGCGGTGGCGGGATGATCGTGTTCGATACGCGCGACGCGGATATCGGTGGCTTCGGCTCCTCCTCTCCGGCGTCGCGGCGGTTGCGCGACCTTGCGGCCCCGCTGGATATCCCCCCGTTGGAGCCCTTGCCCGCCGACCACGTGATGACGCGCAGCTTCTATCTGCTTCAGGATTTCCCTGGCCGCTACAACTCGCGAGAGGTCTGGGTCGAGGCCGCCGCCGATGTCGAGCAGGTGGAGGGCATGCCCTTTCGCAACCTCAACGACGGGGTGACGCCGGTGGTGATCGGGGCCAACGACTGGGCCGCCGCCTGGGCGGTGGACGACGCGGGGTTGGCCTTGTTGCCGATCGGGCGCGGCTTCGCGGGCGAGCAACAACGCGAGATCGCGTTCCGCTGGGGTGTGAACCTGGTGATGCACGTGCTGTCGGGCAATTACAAAAGCGATCAGGTCCATGTGCCGGCATTGCTGGACCGGTTGGGGAACTAG